A genome region from Nicotiana tabacum cultivar K326 chromosome 13, ASM71507v2, whole genome shotgun sequence includes the following:
- the LOC107822041 gene encoding uncharacterized protein LOC107822041, whose product MAPLTTQQSCSFSKVLLVLCLVLVLLSSSFISAQSQDHNNASSTRIRRMLELDIDDDNDDDFLQPIKKKSSSTIDDSPQPIKKKSNLTSLSSSKKNQTKLVKSTLSSSKNQTKLAKISSSSSSFGSIKNQTKLAETKLSLSDSVSNSIKNQTKLAKTKRISSDSVSGSTKNKTKLIKPTTEEKFALKSQLKKLNSTSTKSLNSNKTTSFSTKKSSSDLSKISSSFPKNKTTKATTTKDLNESKSNKNQTKNQSSTNKNPKKETTQKNSQPYWLENDEDDLLLGFRDLPSKFQETLLPDLERISKTSQVYLNKANKEITKNFKPIVGNKYAPTIASVISFAFILIPLILVSLIFNRIKAYFSLQRLLIFIQVYLSIYFSILCLSSLVTGLEPLKFFYATAQSTYICLQLLQTLAYVLYLLMLLMYLVLVFSTETGPITKIIGLAQTFVGFAVGLHYYMTVFHKAVLRQPPKTSWRIHAIYATCFLLICLLTRAERTKKTYLVEGGEEGKKS is encoded by the coding sequence ATGGCTCCACTTACTACTCAACAAAGTTGCAGCTTTTCTAAGGTACTTTTAGTACTTTGTCTTGTTTTAGTCTTATTATCTTCTTCATTCATTTCTGCTCAGAGTCAAGATCACAACAATGCTTCATCAACAAGAATAAGAAGAATGTTGGAGTTAGAcattgatgatgataatgatgatgattttCTTCAACCAATTAAGAAGAAATCCAGTTCAACTATTGATGATTCTCCTCAACCAATCAAGAAGAAATCCAATTTAACCTCACTTTCCAGTTCTAAAAAGAACCAAACCAAGCTCGTCAAATCCACCCTTAGCTCTTCTAAGAACCAAACCAAGTTAGCCAagatttcttcttcttcctctagtTTTGGTTCAATCAAGAACCAAACTAAGTTAgcagaaaccaaactctcttTATCTGATTCAGTTTCTAATTCAATCAAGAACCAAACCAAGTTAGCAAAAACCAAACGTATTTCATCTGATTCAGTGTCTGGTTCAACCAAGAACAAAACCAAACTCATCAAACCAACCACAGAAGAGAAATTTGCACTAAAATCCCAACTGAAAAAGCTCAATTCCACATCCACCAAGTCCTTGAATTCAAATAAAACTACTTCCTTTTCAACCAAAAAATCTTCCTCAGATCTATCCAAAATCAGCTCTTCTTTTCCCAAGAACAAAACAACCAAAGCAACCACCACAAAAGACCTCAATGAATCCAAATCCAacaaaaaccaaacaaagaaccAATCTTCAACAAACAAAAATCCCAAGAAAGAAACTACACAGAAGAATTCACAGCCCTATTGGCTAGAAAATGATGAAGATGACTTGTTGCTTGGTTTTAGAGACTTACCATCCAAATTCCAAGAAACCCTTTTGCCAGATTTAGAAAGAATCTCAAAAACCTCACAAGTTTACCTCAACAAAGCCAACAAAGAAATCACAAAAAACTTCAAACCCATTGTAGGTAACAAATATGCACCCACAATTGCCTCTGTAATTTCATTTGCTTTCATTTTGATCCCTTTAATTCTTGTTTCTCTTATTTTCAACCGAATCAAAGCCTATTTTTCACTCCAAAGACTATTAATCTTCATCCAAGTTTATCTCTCAATCTACTTCTCTATTCTCTGCCTTTCTTCTTTGGTCACTGGTTTGGAGCCACTTAAGTTTTTCTACGCTACTGCGCAGTCCACCTACATTTGCCTACAGCTTCTACAAACTCTTGCTTATGTGTTGTACCTCTTGATGCTATTGATGTACCTTGTTTTAGTATTCTCTACTGAGACTGGGCCGATTACGAAGATCATTGGGCTGGCCCAAACATTTGTGGGctttgctgttgggctgcattaTTACATGACGGTGTTTCACAAGGCTGTATTGCGACAGCCTCCTAAGACTAGTTGGAGAATTCATGCAATTTATGCCACGTGTTTTCTTCTGATTTGTCTGCTGACTAGAGCTGAAAGAACTAAGAAAACTTACTTGGTAGAAGGTGGTGAGGAGGGTAAAAAGAGctaa